A genomic region of Streptomyces rimosus contains the following coding sequences:
- a CDS encoding nucleoside triphosphate pyrophosphatase, producing the protein MTVQPGAAARRLVLASQSPARLGLLRQAGLAPEVVVSGVDEDAITAGSPAELARVLAEAKADAVAARPETAGALVIGCDSVLELDGRALGKPADAEDAIARWKSMRGRSGILQTGHCVIDTAREGRRVSATASTTVRFGEPSDAEIAAYVASGEPLYVAGAFTLDGRSAPFIDGIDGDPGNVIGLSLPLLRRLLAELDVAITDLWA; encoded by the coding sequence ATGACCGTTCAGCCCGGCGCCGCCGCCCGCCGTCTCGTCCTCGCCTCCCAGTCCCCCGCCCGGCTCGGCCTGCTGCGCCAGGCCGGGCTCGCGCCCGAGGTCGTCGTCAGCGGGGTGGACGAGGACGCGATCACCGCCGGCAGCCCGGCCGAGCTGGCCCGGGTGCTCGCCGAGGCGAAGGCCGACGCGGTGGCCGCGCGCCCGGAGACCGCCGGCGCCCTGGTCATCGGCTGTGACTCGGTCCTCGAACTGGACGGGCGGGCGCTCGGCAAGCCCGCCGACGCCGAGGACGCGATCGCCCGCTGGAAGTCGATGCGCGGCCGGTCCGGGATCCTGCAAACCGGCCACTGCGTGATCGACACGGCGCGGGAAGGGCGCCGGGTGTCGGCCACCGCCTCCACCACCGTCCGCTTCGGCGAGCCGAGCGACGCGGAGATCGCCGCGTATGTGGCCTCCGGCGAACCGCTGTACGTGGCGGGCGCCTTCACCCTGGACGGCCGGTCGGCCCCGTTCATCGACGGCATCGACGGCGACCCCGGCAACGTCATCGGCCTGTCCCTGCCGCTGCTGCGGCGGCTGTTGGCAGAGCTGGACGTGGCGATCACGGATCTCTGGGCGTAG
- a CDS encoding antibiotic biosynthesis monooxygenase gives MKVAMVGHHYPHAAHREEFVSRVRRTAEVFRRTPGCLSAEYWLTADGDAVVSIVRWESEEASRASLAAVQAAPELDLVFDEREVRPREIVRLVAP, from the coding sequence ATGAAGGTCGCCATGGTGGGACACCACTACCCGCACGCCGCGCACCGCGAGGAATTCGTCTCCCGTGTCCGCCGCACTGCCGAAGTGTTCCGCCGTACGCCCGGCTGCCTGTCGGCGGAGTACTGGCTGACGGCGGACGGCGACGCGGTGGTGTCGATCGTGCGGTGGGAGTCCGAGGAGGCGTCCCGCGCGTCGCTCGCCGCCGTGCAGGCGGCGCCCGAACTGGACCTTGTCTTCGACGAGCGGGAGGTGCGCCCGCGCGAGATCGTGCGTCTGGTGGCGCCCTGA
- a CDS encoding MOSC domain-containing protein, whose translation MAGKATIAKLTYYPIKGCSGVSVSTAELTPAGLAHDRSFMVTGADGVFRSQRRDPLLAVVRPEISPDGARMTLRAPGAEALSLDVDASSAPRDVEMFKAPYRGIDQGDAVAGWLSEVLGVPSRLVRVPEDHGRVTDGLTPGTSGYADSCALHVVSRASLDLLHARLVEQGAAVLPMDRFRPNVVVDGWDEPHTEDRVRHVRVGEAELGYAKLAVRCAVTTVEQSSGARTGPEPLRTLAGYRRAAGGGVVFGAKFAVLRPGKLSVGDEVAVSSWGESER comes from the coding sequence ATGGCCGGTAAGGCCACGATTGCAAAGCTGACGTACTACCCCATCAAGGGCTGCTCCGGAGTGTCGGTGAGTACGGCGGAGCTGACGCCCGCCGGGCTTGCGCATGATCGCAGCTTCATGGTGACCGGCGCGGACGGGGTGTTCCGGAGTCAGCGGCGTGATCCTTTGCTGGCGGTGGTCCGTCCGGAGATCAGTCCGGACGGCGCCCGCATGACGTTGCGCGCGCCGGGGGCCGAGGCGTTGTCCCTGGATGTGGATGCTTCGTCCGCGCCACGGGATGTGGAGATGTTCAAGGCGCCCTACCGGGGCATCGATCAGGGGGATGCCGTCGCCGGGTGGCTGAGCGAGGTGCTCGGTGTGCCGAGTCGGCTGGTGCGGGTGCCGGAGGACCATGGGCGGGTTACGGACGGGCTGACGCCCGGGACGTCCGGGTACGCCGACAGTTGTGCGCTGCATGTCGTGTCCCGTGCGTCGCTGGACCTGCTGCACGCGCGGCTCGTGGAGCAAGGGGCCGCGGTGCTGCCGATGGACCGGTTCCGGCCGAATGTCGTGGTGGACGGGTGGGACGAGCCGCATACCGAGGACCGGGTGCGTCATGTGCGGGTCGGCGAGGCCGAGTTGGGGTACGCCAAGCTCGCCGTACGGTGCGCCGTCACCACCGTCGAGCAGTCCTCCGGCGCGCGGACCGGGCCCGAGCCGCTGCGGACGCTGGCCGGGTACCGGCGCGCGGCCGGGGGTGGCGTCGTGTTCGGTGCCAAGTTCGCCGTACTGCGGCCGGGCAAGCTGTCGGTGGGGGACGAAGTGGCGGTCAGTTCGTGGGGTGAGTCGGAGCGGTAG
- the mmpB gene encoding morphogenic membrane protein MmpB: protein MLWSDPPDEPPEELRQVQAMLRRMGIVLAVAAVVLMVMLVGGA, encoded by the coding sequence ATGCTGTGGTCCGATCCGCCCGACGAGCCCCCCGAGGAGCTGCGCCAGGTACAGGCGATGCTCCGCCGGATGGGCATCGTGCTGGCCGTGGCCGCCGTGGTGCTGATGGTCATGCTGGTCGGCGGGGCCTGA
- a CDS encoding IclR family transcriptional regulator, giving the protein MPQSVDRALDLLDAVAEAAEPVPAKVLARQLDCGLSTVYDLLGSLTERGHLARTPAGYTLGYRVPALHRAFQRQLRIDERVHEALLRLRRSSGADVFFSTYRDGGIAVLDGAAGPDSAFSVGQDTAAHATAHGRALLAALPAATRRQYLTASGLPPRTPHTITTPDRLERELRRVRRNGVAVEREESVSGMACIAIPVPIRPSGPGTPPTALTAVSAALPIADFARLRGPLTEALRREVAGLG; this is encoded by the coding sequence ATGCCGCAGTCCGTCGACCGTGCCCTGGACCTGCTCGACGCGGTCGCCGAGGCGGCGGAGCCGGTACCGGCCAAGGTGCTGGCCCGGCAGCTGGACTGCGGCCTGTCCACGGTCTACGACCTGCTCGGCTCGCTGACCGAACGCGGCCATCTGGCCCGTACGCCCGCCGGGTACACCCTCGGTTACCGCGTACCGGCCCTGCACCGCGCGTTCCAGCGGCAGTTGCGGATCGACGAGCGGGTGCACGAGGCGCTGCTGCGGCTGCGCCGGTCGTCCGGCGCGGACGTCTTCTTCAGCACGTACCGGGACGGAGGGATCGCCGTGCTGGACGGCGCCGCGGGCCCGGACTCCGCCTTCTCCGTCGGCCAGGACACCGCCGCCCACGCCACGGCACACGGCCGCGCCCTCCTGGCCGCCCTCCCGGCCGCCACCCGCCGCCAGTACCTGACCGCCAGCGGCCTGCCGCCCCGCACCCCACACACCATCACCACCCCCGACCGCCTGGAACGCGAACTGCGCCGGGTCCGCCGGAACGGAGTCGCCGTGGAACGCGAGGAGTCCGTATCCGGCATGGCCTGCATCGCCATCCCGGTCCCCATACGCCCCAGCGGCCCCGGCACCCCACCCACCGCACTCACCGCCGTCTCGGCCGCCCTCCCGATCGCGGACTTCGCCCGGCTGCGCGGACCGCTGACGGAGGCGTTGCGGCGGGAGGTGGCGGGGCTGGGGTGA
- a CDS encoding lantibiotic dehydratase gives MDNTDAHEAGAADTGAPDPLKAPDTPEAPAGNSPAPAALLRTAGIPAEVWTRAGNPQLFDRAGEYDRARQQQADRARALAEQLGTTVVPHPELADTDRGTVLSLRRRLHAGAAPGEADCAYLESLAAVPEGLVHEAVAVHRIGVRLSRTRRELERAVADEADRVGALAWTLACASPVMRAFLADAAPELIPIVERRLARGESWSGKRLRKSAAYLWRALGRAAVKTTPRGWVGQVAPVPLGPRPQPGHTVPDEPPPLLAPGTALGPMASETAENVQVTRTRLSTVDLTTADPATPLAPAPLHFRADGAVRCWVVDPAVRDRLRQVELRRTRPLDAVLTLLAEGPRPLGGIEAALLGTTGRGPGLGAGADTGPAPGTGPGTDKADDGTRRVLRGFLAHLHGLGVLRVCAAPHRRRSAWTPAVAVRERDRLPCTEPLGDAEFVDSYRMAEGAGSGAAAVSATAVDAVHDALRTAARLAALREADRQHSAPAGELCDEAHGLDERPRLLSDLLADQWPAPEPPPDTPSTRRRYEGWHPARTAHSGYARLLAHLATRGDAQQVDLTDALLDTFDAPAGTAVLPPWPVDCLVRPLAGPGPPAALETVSPAGVLDARFADALHALHAGHGGYGNGERHRAFLAAVEREADVRFVEVLVPPPAERAANAVRRPLVTSWWTGDPDPAPYYGTAPGPGTARYLPLDRITLRRDGDRVIAEADGRRIVPVHHGTRGALPPYDVLLRLLMAASHPATAYTVQLDGLAGAFPRAERLPRLTVGGRLVVSPAAWRLPRTALWRADDTDLDKVRTLAALRRAAGLPRYAFLRCGAGAEPVPADLTALPTLRVIDRLLAQRGAQESVQGSAQESAREDAGELLVEEMLPAPDGLVLRDRAHRNGGRGRDGAYVAAQLLIRLPHDRALGDLAASAAAALRGTHLPATHAPSGRDAEADPIR, from the coding sequence GTGGATAACACGGACGCACACGAGGCCGGAGCGGCGGACACGGGCGCCCCCGACCCCCTCAAAGCCCCCGACACCCCCGAAGCCCCTGCCGGCAACAGCCCCGCCCCCGCAGCCCTCCTGCGCACCGCCGGCATACCCGCCGAGGTCTGGACCCGCGCCGGGAACCCGCAGCTCTTCGACCGTGCAGGCGAGTACGACCGCGCGCGGCAGCAGCAGGCCGACCGGGCCCGCGCCCTCGCCGAACAGCTGGGCACCACCGTGGTCCCGCACCCCGAGCTCGCCGACACCGACCGTGGAACCGTTCTGTCCCTGCGCCGCCGCCTGCACGCCGGCGCGGCCCCCGGCGAAGCGGACTGCGCGTATCTGGAGTCCCTGGCCGCCGTCCCTGAGGGCCTGGTGCACGAGGCCGTCGCGGTGCACCGGATCGGCGTACGGCTGTCCCGAACCCGCCGGGAGCTGGAGCGCGCGGTCGCGGACGAAGCGGACCGCGTGGGCGCGCTGGCCTGGACGCTGGCCTGCGCGAGCCCGGTCATGCGGGCCTTCCTGGCCGACGCGGCGCCGGAACTGATACCGATCGTCGAACGGCGGCTGGCGCGCGGCGAGTCCTGGAGCGGCAAGCGCCTGCGCAAGAGTGCCGCGTATCTGTGGCGGGCGCTCGGCCGGGCCGCGGTGAAGACCACGCCGCGCGGCTGGGTCGGCCAGGTCGCGCCGGTCCCGCTAGGCCCCCGTCCGCAGCCCGGCCATACGGTCCCGGACGAGCCGCCGCCGCTGCTCGCGCCCGGTACGGCGCTCGGCCCGATGGCGTCCGAAACGGCGGAGAACGTGCAGGTGACGCGGACCCGGCTGAGCACCGTGGACCTGACGACGGCGGACCCCGCGACCCCGCTCGCCCCCGCACCGCTGCACTTCCGCGCGGACGGCGCCGTGCGGTGCTGGGTGGTCGATCCGGCCGTACGGGACCGGCTGCGCCAGGTCGAGCTGCGTCGCACCCGGCCGCTGGACGCCGTACTGACGCTGCTGGCGGAAGGCCCCCGCCCGCTGGGGGGGATCGAGGCGGCGCTGCTGGGCACCACGGGGCGCGGGCCTGGTCTCGGAGCGGGCGCCGATACCGGACCCGCGCCCGGCACCGGCCCGGGAACCGACAAGGCGGACGACGGCACCCGCCGCGTCCTGCGCGGCTTCCTCGCCCACCTCCACGGCCTCGGCGTCCTCCGGGTCTGCGCCGCCCCGCATCGCCGGCGCAGCGCGTGGACCCCGGCGGTGGCCGTCCGCGAACGGGACCGGCTGCCGTGTACGGAGCCGCTGGGTGACGCGGAGTTCGTGGACTCGTACCGGATGGCCGAGGGGGCGGGCTCCGGGGCGGCCGCGGTGTCCGCGACGGCCGTCGATGCCGTACATGATGCCCTGCGCACCGCCGCCCGCCTGGCCGCACTGCGCGAGGCGGACCGCCAACACAGCGCTCCGGCAGGGGAGTTGTGCGACGAAGCGCACGGCTTGGACGAGCGCCCTCGCCTCCTCAGTGATCTCCTGGCCGACCAGTGGCCCGCCCCCGAGCCACCACCGGACACCCCCTCCACCCGCCGCCGCTACGAAGGCTGGCATCCGGCCCGTACCGCGCACTCCGGATACGCGCGCCTGCTCGCCCACCTCGCCACCCGCGGCGACGCACAACAGGTGGACCTCACCGACGCGTTGCTCGACACCTTCGACGCGCCTGCGGGTACCGCCGTCCTGCCGCCCTGGCCCGTCGACTGCCTGGTGCGGCCCCTCGCCGGTCCCGGCCCGCCGGCCGCCCTGGAGACGGTCTCACCCGCCGGCGTACTGGACGCCCGGTTCGCCGACGCGCTGCACGCCTTGCACGCCGGGCACGGCGGCTACGGCAACGGCGAGCGCCACCGTGCCTTCCTCGCCGCCGTCGAGCGGGAGGCGGACGTACGGTTCGTCGAAGTGCTCGTGCCGCCACCGGCCGAGCGCGCGGCCAACGCCGTACGCCGCCCCCTGGTCACCAGCTGGTGGACCGGCGACCCCGACCCCGCGCCGTACTACGGCACGGCCCCGGGCCCCGGCACGGCCCGCTACCTGCCGCTCGACCGCATCACGCTGCGCCGCGACGGCGACCGGGTGATCGCGGAGGCGGACGGGCGGCGCATCGTGCCGGTCCACCACGGGACGCGCGGCGCCCTGCCGCCGTACGACGTGCTGCTGCGGCTGCTGATGGCCGCGAGCCACCCCGCGACGGCGTACACCGTCCAGCTCGACGGGCTGGCAGGCGCGTTCCCGCGCGCCGAGCGGCTGCCCCGGCTCACGGTGGGCGGACGGCTCGTCGTCTCCCCGGCCGCCTGGCGGCTGCCGCGTACGGCACTGTGGCGCGCCGACGACACCGACCTGGACAAGGTACGCACCCTCGCGGCCCTGCGCCGCGCGGCCGGTCTGCCGCGGTACGCGTTCCTACGCTGCGGAGCGGGCGCCGAACCCGTACCGGCCGACCTCACGGCACTGCCCACACTGCGCGTCATCGACCGGCTGCTCGCACAAAGAGGCGCCCAAGAGAGCGTCCAGGGGAGCGCCCAAGAGAGCGCTCGGGAGGACGCCGGCGAACTGCTGGTCGAGGAGATGCTGCCGGCGCCCGACGGTCTGGTGCTGCGCGACCGTGCCCACCGGAACGGCGGCCGGGGCCGTGACGGCGCGTACGTCGCCGCCCAGTTGCTCATCAGACTTCCGCACGACCGCGCGCTCGGCGATCTCGCGGCGTCCGCGGCCGCCGCCCTGCGCGGGACCCACCTCCCCGCTACGCACGCCCCCAGCGGGCGCGACGCCGAGGCGGACCCCATCCGTTGA
- a CDS encoding acyl-CoA carboxylase subunit epsilon, with translation MIKVVRGNPTPEELAAALAVVRTRAAAAAAAASAAPGPERTDEWADPASTIPRRRLPHPGPRAWRTSYWPR, from the coding sequence ATGATCAAGGTCGTCCGGGGCAACCCCACACCCGAGGAGCTGGCCGCCGCACTGGCGGTGGTTCGCACCCGCGCGGCGGCCGCCGCTGCCGCCGCGTCCGCCGCGCCGGGCCCGGAGCGTACGGACGAATGGGCCGACCCGGCGTCCACGATCCCGCGCCGCCGGCTGCCGCACCCGGGGCCGCGGGCGTGGCGCACGAGCTACTGGCCGCGCTGA
- a CDS encoding DUF2180 family protein — MQCFDCAELGSATAALAVCAECGAAACAAHAAAVPRTVHRTAGLGRSTSHAAGRRLLCTHCRHAATAAA; from the coding sequence ATGCAGTGCTTCGACTGTGCGGAACTCGGCAGCGCGACCGCCGCGCTGGCCGTCTGCGCGGAGTGCGGTGCGGCGGCGTGCGCCGCGCACGCCGCCGCGGTCCCGCGCACGGTCCACCGGACGGCGGGCCTGGGCCGCAGCACGTCCCACGCGGCGGGCCGCCGCCTGCTGTGCACCCACTGCCGGCACGCCGCCACGGCAGCGGCGTAA
- a CDS encoding peptidoglycan D,D-transpeptidase FtsI family protein produces MNRPLRHIAVFCGVLVLALLVRATWVQFVQADALANDDNNRRVKIEAFSYPRGNIIVGGKPITGSVETAGDFKYKRVYKDGPMYAPITGYASQSQGTTFLEGVYKDILSGKDDRLFLKRAKDVLTGEKPRGGDVLTTINEKAQRTAYKALTDLNAKGAVVALEPATGKILAMASTPSYDPSVFAGSSFKEGDKYTSLIKDKAKPMNNRASLEIYPPGSTFKILTAAAALEHGIVPDIDTPVQAPVPYTLPQTATKVGNDIATAPCANASLKVGMQWSCNNTYLEAANRLGTDKMRETAEKFGFNQKIFTPVRTATSGYPKKLDKPQTALTGMGQGSLTSTPLQMAMVVAGLANNGKVMQPYMVEETRGPDLSTIEKFEPKELSQAVSESTAKKVQEMMENTAENGTAKKALIDGVKVGAKTGTAQHGADVRDERPYAWFVSYAKQGNGSPVAVAVFVDPSDMDIPRKEIAGGKLGGPIAKKVMEAVLGK; encoded by the coding sequence ATGAACAGGCCGCTGAGGCACATAGCCGTCTTCTGCGGGGTGCTGGTGCTGGCGCTGCTGGTGCGCGCCACCTGGGTGCAGTTCGTCCAGGCGGACGCGCTGGCGAACGACGACAACAACCGCCGGGTGAAGATCGAGGCGTTCTCCTATCCGCGCGGCAACATCATCGTGGGCGGCAAGCCCATCACCGGGTCCGTCGAGACGGCCGGCGACTTCAAGTACAAGCGGGTCTACAAGGACGGCCCGATGTACGCGCCGATCACCGGCTACGCCTCGCAGTCCCAGGGCACCACGTTCCTGGAGGGCGTCTACAAGGACATCCTCAGCGGCAAGGACGACCGGCTCTTCCTCAAGCGCGCCAAGGACGTGCTGACGGGTGAGAAGCCGCGCGGCGGCGACGTGCTGACGACGATCAACGAGAAGGCGCAGCGCACCGCGTACAAGGCCCTGACCGACCTGAACGCCAAGGGCGCGGTGGTCGCCCTGGAGCCGGCCACCGGCAAGATCCTGGCGATGGCGAGCACGCCGTCCTACGACCCGTCGGTCTTCGCGGGCAGTTCCTTCAAGGAGGGCGACAAGTACACGTCCCTCATCAAGGACAAGGCCAAGCCGATGAACAACCGGGCGTCCCTGGAGATCTACCCGCCCGGCTCCACGTTCAAGATCCTCACCGCCGCCGCGGCCCTGGAGCACGGCATCGTCCCGGACATCGACACCCCGGTGCAGGCCCCGGTGCCGTACACGCTGCCGCAGACGGCCACCAAGGTCGGCAACGACATCGCCACCGCGCCGTGCGCGAACGCGTCCCTGAAGGTCGGCATGCAGTGGTCCTGCAACAACACCTACCTGGAGGCGGCGAACCGGCTCGGCACGGACAAGATGCGCGAGACGGCGGAGAAGTTCGGCTTCAACCAGAAGATCTTCACCCCGGTACGCACCGCCACCAGCGGCTACCCCAAGAAGCTGGACAAGCCGCAGACCGCGCTGACCGGCATGGGCCAGGGCAGCCTGACCAGCACCCCGCTGCAGATGGCCATGGTCGTCGCCGGGCTCGCCAACAACGGCAAGGTCATGCAGCCGTACATGGTCGAGGAGACCCGCGGCCCCGACCTGTCGACGATCGAGAAGTTCGAGCCCAAGGAGCTGAGCCAGGCCGTCTCCGAGAGCACCGCGAAGAAGGTGCAGGAGATGATGGAGAACACCGCGGAGAACGGAACGGCGAAGAAAGCGCTGATCGACGGCGTCAAGGTCGGCGCCAAGACCGGTACCGCCCAGCACGGCGCGGACGTCCGCGACGAGCGCCCGTACGCCTGGTTCGTCTCGTACGCCAAGCAGGGCAACGGCTCGCCGGTCGCGGTCGCGGTGTTCGTCGACCCCTCGGACATGGACATCCCGCGCAAGGAGATCGCCGGCGGCAAGCTGGGCGGCCCGATCGCGAAGAAGGTCATGGAGGCCGTGCTCGGCAAGTGA
- a CDS encoding TetR/AcrR family transcriptional regulator — protein sequence MDVRKSSGADRPAGREAARRPGAAQPRATQADRRARTRAALLESAARGLSRYGYGNLRLEQVAQDAGYTRGALYHQFTGKQDLTLAVTEWVLDTWWQEVGVFVERAPDPIAALLTLARGHAVYCRRDIARVAMALRLEFAGQDHPVGRAVEQGYRDLLDRCTALIEAAREAGAIPDDPDGPPAGILALAYVGAIEGTSIALSGHAPHDAPLVARAAAGALGLTYDPGEHTDPGRTAHRRTTRREAS from the coding sequence ATGGATGTACGTAAGAGCAGCGGGGCGGACCGGCCCGCCGGACGGGAGGCGGCCCGGCGACCCGGCGCCGCGCAGCCCCGTGCCACCCAGGCCGACCGCCGTGCACGCACCCGTGCCGCGCTGCTCGAATCGGCCGCCCGGGGCCTGTCCCGGTACGGCTACGGCAACCTCAGGCTCGAACAGGTCGCCCAGGACGCCGGGTACACCCGCGGCGCGCTCTACCACCAGTTCACGGGCAAGCAGGACCTCACCCTGGCCGTGACCGAATGGGTGCTGGACACCTGGTGGCAGGAGGTCGGCGTGTTCGTCGAGCGGGCGCCCGACCCGATCGCGGCGCTGCTCACGCTGGCGCGCGGGCACGCCGTCTACTGCCGTCGCGACATCGCCCGGGTGGCGATGGCGCTGCGGCTGGAGTTCGCCGGGCAGGACCACCCGGTCGGACGCGCCGTCGAGCAGGGCTACCGCGATCTGCTCGACCGCTGCACCGCCCTGATCGAGGCGGCGCGCGAGGCGGGAGCGATCCCGGACGACCCGGACGGCCCGCCCGCCGGGATCCTCGCGCTCGCCTACGTCGGCGCGATCGAGGGCACGTCGATCGCCCTGTCAGGACACGCCCCGCACGACGCGCCGCTCGTGGCCAGGGCCGCCGCCGGCGCGCTCGGCCTCACGTACGACCCCGGGGAGCACACGGACCCGGGCCGCACCGCTCACCGTCGGACCACGCGAAGGGAAGCGTCATGA